A genomic region of Dactylococcopsis salina PCC 8305 contains the following coding sequences:
- a CDS encoding ferredoxin codes for MSDTEKVNRSGLEPELGGILRHNPDRSGYEPELGGQFREKGVYVDELTCIGCKHCAHTAQNTFYIEPDHGRARAIRQDGDPEEVIQEAIDTCPVNCIHWVDYTELKALEAERELQVIPVAGFPVSKGVIAAQKRRLQKQRQTQD; via the coding sequence ATGTCTGATACAGAAAAAGTCAACCGTTCTGGTTTAGAACCCGAATTGGGGGGCATCTTACGCCATAATCCCGATCGATCAGGCTACGAACCCGAATTAGGAGGACAATTTCGGGAAAAAGGCGTTTATGTGGATGAGTTAACCTGCATTGGCTGTAAACATTGCGCTCATACCGCCCAAAACACCTTTTACATCGAACCTGATCATGGACGAGCGCGAGCAATTCGTCAAGATGGCGACCCAGAAGAAGTGATTCAAGAGGCAATTGATACTTGTCCTGTGAATTGTATCCACTGGGTTGACTATACCGAATTGAAAGCACTGGAAGCAGAACGAGAATTGCAAGTGATTCCTGTAGCAGGTTTCCCCGTCAGTAAAGGCGTAATTGCCGCTCAAAAAAGACGTTTGCAAAAACAGCGTCAAACTCAAGACTAA